One Lytechinus pictus isolate F3 Inbred chromosome 11, Lp3.0, whole genome shotgun sequence genomic window, TTAATGTAACTGCACAATGATCAGGGCACAAAGCTACTGGTTTTATACATGCCTGTCTAACGTAGTTACATAAACATTCTGTGACTAGCCAAAAGTCTATTCTAGAGGCCATTTTAAGAAACGTATTTTTGAACGTAAATTGCCTACTTTCTgggtgtaattttttttaatccaaacGTCGACTAATTTGAAGTTTTTAATCAATCGATTATATTCAGGTAACTTTTTATAAATAGATTTTGCTCTTAAGGTATCGAGATCAGACCTGTTCACACAGTTAAAATCCCCTCCAAATACTAATGCGTACGTTTTAGTGTCGGTATGACACTGAACCCAGTTGCTCAGACTTTGCAAgaatttacttttttctttcttttctgtaGGTACGTATACATTTACCAAGCATATTTTTCTATTACCAATGGTCATATTAACCAATATAATATCTTGGGGGATGTTGATAAAACATTTGTTGGTATTACAGATAATCATTCCTTTTTCTATTTACAATGGGAAAATCATGAGAAACAAGTTTTCTCATGTATTCTTAAACAATATTCACTGACGAGCACGATTTCTCTCTGTGGTTCTTGCACACATCCTTAGAAACGCTTGCCTATTATTATAATCACACCCCCAcactttttatttctcttccctctcatttttttattttcccgtgatttcaaacacacacaaacacaccattacacacaccctcatttgcatactcaCGCTTACGTACACTTAagccacacacacaccctcgcaCCCTGTTACACATACACACTCTCACACACCCAGTGCAAGCACACGccgagagagagggggagtggAATTATCACAATTTGCACAAGAACATGTCATCGGTCGTACATGAACATCACTTATAAGGAACAGCTTTATCAAACATCACCATCGGAATCAGTTAAATATAGGGAAATTGTGTTTTGAATATATCGTAGAAAGAAGTCTGATGATAGCCGGAATCAATGTATTTAAAAATGCATTTATTGAGTATTAACAAGAATTTGAGAAAATAGAGTTATTTATGGAGTGTCTTCTTGAAACATTTCTCTGTATCATAAATTAAGTTGACGTAAGAGTGGAGTGATGAAGTTGACGTCGTTGGAGAAGGGATGCAGTTTGAAGTATCGGAGGTATACCTGATGTCAAATTATCGGAATCGAGTATCTGTGTAAAACAATGACACGAGTAAGAGATGAATGTACAATGTggtatagaatttacctgaatgtAAATAACGGAACTTAAGTTGTTAATCCTACATAGGCATACGGAAAAGGTGGATGTTttgttcttcctctttttctttaaattataTGATAATGTCGCTATGTTAGCTGGTATGCTATGGTGTTAAttatatatacagtacatgtaaggTATTTATTTGAGAATATTTGGATTATAATTCTATTGAGATCAGTCTTTAGACTGACCTGATTAAATTTGACTAAggttttcattacattttatcATACCATGCACTATAAAGTGTGAAGCATAATGCTAAATCTCTAAATAAGAATCGATAGTTCTACCATTAAATAGAAGTAATATCGTTAAAGTCAGTTTACCGTGGTTAAGCCTTTAGATTCCGTTTCCGTCTCCGGCTCCTGGTAGAAAAAGAGTTTAGGTTAAGTAAAGTAAAAGGATGAATTACATTTCATGTAGTCTCGCTGCGAATTGTATCGATTATACCAATCTTCGAATCGAATTAAGCGTATGAGCATACCGGCACTACTTTTTAAAGTTGGAATTTGCAATGCAATATCTCTTAAAAGTCTTAGAATCTCGTCGTTTGTGATCAAGGTGGTGATTAATTCAATGAGTCAACAAAAACATATTGATAAGTTAACAGATTAAGTAAGGTACGTAAATCCTCAGAAAGGATGTGGGTATTGGATACATGAACAAACGAACGACCCAATTCCGCCTCTTGGCCCAAATTGAGTTAAACATGGGAAATATTTGCATatctctatacatgtatagaggAGTCCTTCTTTTTATATCAGAATTTTAGAGTGCTCAAAATGAATTAGTAACTAACCAAGCTCACCATTGGACACACGCACAAAAATCGtttagtttttgtttattttctcctAACTATCATGGATTTCTTTCGTACTTATGTTTCATATGCTTtctggataaaaaaaatcatattattaaAGCTTCATCCACAATATACACATAATGCAGTAATTCATTAACATAATATACATAGTAATTACATAGCAAAAATCGAAACTACTATCTTCATGATTGAGTGATTGGttgtcatattttattcaaatagtTACATACCGTTACAGAAGACGACCTTGTCGTTGCGCCTGTTACACCAGCAGTCCATGTTGTACTGTTGACAGTCTGAAAAAAGAGGATATGTATATACAGggatattataataaaataaatatctgaTATATTGTTTGATTTCAAAATCTTCCCATTTGgattctgaattttttttagagtgttaGAGCGCTCTTGTATCATTTTGATATGAGATTGTTTtagatatttgttttcattgatttattcgTTATCAATTTCTCTGTCGCGATTCTTTCGATCGAGATAAGTGTGGTCAAACGCAGAATATTTATCCTAGAgggaaaatatttacaattttaaaggatacccccaataaaaaagaaaatcaagggAGGGAGCGAACCGACGGATGTGAAATTTGATGGGGTATGCCGTCCTAAATAAATTCCAAAGTACAGTATATGATGCAAATATAGATGGTAAATCCATAAGGGAAcgattttatgaaaaaaatgcatttcagaACATTTATTTACTTACAAACTCCCTGGGAAGGCACCCTTCTCAAGCTTTGGTGTATCGGTATTAAGATTTCATACCGATGATCATAAAATATGATCTTcacatcaatattatcattttagtCATAATTAGTTGGACTGACTCGTACAGGATCACTTAGCTATTTCGTGTACATTATGTTAGTAACATCAAAGGAAGAATTTCTCACAAGTGCATGGGACATCTCTcagatgaatttaaaaaataaaaagataaactCTACCCTTAGATCAAGCTGATTTTTCGAGCATATAAGCGGTCATGATAAGggattttaatttatatttctacTAACCATTGCTTATGGTGTATAAACTATGAGATATTGCATATCTATGTAGATCATCATCTGACCCGAAGCaggaaaattgcaaatttgatcaATACTGATGAGATACTGAGAAATACTTACACTTGTACTTCTTGAGGTTCCTTCCCATACCCCTCTTCTCGGTCTCAAAGAACTCAAGGGTATCGTCGTTCATTTCGTAGTCGGCGAGGGCGGCGACGATGAGGGCGCAAGCAAGAACGAAGAACAGAGCCTTGGCCATTGTGGTTGATTGATTCTTTCAGATTATATCTGCATGTTTGATGAGGGTCATAATGagataaattttgaattttcaaattgtaattATTGTTCCGATATTATGGTTGTCCAATGCCACCCTTCAATAGGAAAATTAGAGGGCTTATATTAATAGTCAGGTCCATATTGAGAAAAGTAGACTGCCTTAGGCAAATCGTGTTAATGCTGAAAAAAGAAgtgttttagcataattatttgAGGGCGCTGTTTGCCAACCTTAAATTTGATGTTAAAGTCATCAAATTGGCAAaagcaaaatggccgccattctaCACTTTTTTGGTTCTATTCTGACCCCAAAAATATTGCAACAAAAAGGTTTGAGAACTATTGTTGGTACTATTCGGtttcaggaataacatactaacaTTCTACCAAAGTCTGCAACCGGGCAATTGCTTATTTTTAAGATGGTGTCAAAAATgaccgccattcactgaaaattaaCATAGTCGATTCTTTATCCACCCTAGACATCCCTTTTCTGTGCATATTCCATTGATTAGGGGGCAAAAAATTCTACTGATACAGGTATAAGAGTGAACATAAGCACTCCTGTGTATCTgaaaatcgaagatggcgtcCGGCAAAGTGGCTGCCATAGCCTTAacaattcacaattcatttattacttattttagtatctttaattttggttttATTCAATGGCGGATTTAATGGTTAAGTAGTGCATTTGAACAAGTAACAAGAAAAGTCTTTTGTCCAAAACTCCAAGATGGCTTAAAAAATGGGGTCTTAAATGGCTGTCATTAATCAAAAATCGACATAGTTTGTTTGATAATCGCCTGGGGAATACGATTAAATGCACAgtaataaacattttattgtaCTTTTCACTGATTAACAGGACATTTCACTCAGTCCAAATCTCTTATTATTTACCgtttatttatgaataaagaaTCCGAATCTACTGTTGAAGACAAAATCCGCATTATGATTGTCCCATCGAAGTGCTGCGGATTTTACCTCAAGTATTACTTCCTGTGTAATTGATTCATATAAAACCATATAATTTGAACCTGATAAATGGGCTCTCACACCGACGGATTGTAGTGTGACCTGCCGTTTTCTCATTTAATCCCACTTCTTAATATCAAGTATTGGGTTCAAGTTAATCATATGAAGAAACttaagttgttaaaaaaaatggaattattggAATCAAATAATGGTAATAAGAAAACGACTTGCCACAGCCAACACACGTCGCGTCGGTATGCTGGCCAAAACTTTCTGGTGTGATGGTCCCATGCATAAGATAGTATATTccgaaaaattaaaaaatttaacAGCTTACCTGACAAATAACAGAAGACTTGATATATCTGCGATCAGGAAGGAAGATGATATCTCATCTCCAACGTTCTCAATTTATACTAAATTTCAAGACGGTCCATCCCTAagattgtttttaaagattattctttttttctttctttcatcaatCACAACTTGTAATTACGTTCCAGACCGAAAGGGTAGACATTAAACTAATTAAAGTCAAGAGAGTGTATTGTCTGAATTGAATGTCAATGTGTAAACGTCTCCTCCACATATGGTGGCTAAAACTCTAAATAGTAATTATCTAATGTAAAGGCGATGATCGAAATTATCCTGGTAGGATTAAAGTTTTTCCGAAGAACATCGAGGTCAAAATCTGTCTTCACCTATGTGCACCTTTACTATGACATAAGGCTTCCACCATGGAGCTAACACGACTTGCGGCAATGCTTCTACACCGGCTGTCGTTATGACTGTCTTAATGTTATAAAAGTtgaaatgataacaaaatacaatTCTGGGTAAGAATAATGTTCTGATAGATTATTTCGTGTCGACAGACAGGACAGCATCCAGCCCATGACGGAAAGCCATGTAGCGGTGAATAGGTAGTTCATATTAAACAATGGTATATTTATAATCATATccttatatttatttcatcaacACAATCGAATTTAAATCACAAccattcaaaacattttctacaGTTGACGAAtacaattataataaaataaacaatgacTAGTACTTCATGAAACTTTATTATGATGGTTTATATTAAGATTCATCAATTTCGTTGTACCTGcattgaactacatgtatatcacaaaataatattttcattaggGGCATTAGGGACTAACTGcattaagatttaaaaaaagaaaaatgtccGAGCTTTTCATCAAATCGTTACAGGTTGGAACCCCAAACCCTTTCTTTCAATTTGGAGAAGTATAATGTTAGTACTTTGCCCATATTTGCCGAGAGAGATTGCACTCATCTTTAATAAAACCGTGATATATATTATGCCAACTGGTCAATACTATGTTGAACCTTGTAGTTTATGTCCTAAACACTGTTGATAAACGGGCAGTAAAGTTGTTAGTGTTCGAGTTAATACGGAATATCACACCATGGATGTTTCaggattttatatatatacagtgcgtatcaaaaaaagtttacactttgaaaacgccctgggaattaaaaaatatacaacatgagggtattttttcacatataatcttgggtttgggtctcatctatccaacaaaagtaaaagttttgacagaatgttacacttgagtgagcactgtccatttgtGTAAAGCTCGcataaatctgtttgcgcagaaatgctagtttttcacgctgtgtcaagggcaAATGGCGATATCAAACtcaccctgcgaaacatttctcctacatttcctttgctttttagtcaatcgaaataaaacggatacattcaagcattttgtaacaattttgacaaccaaattgaaatttcaacacttagtaagcacatctttaccctttttttgccagctggatctgaggacataactgaatctgaacaaaagtttatatcagacatctccagaattttttcactaagtttttatcatttaaagagggtttacatttcaattttcgtttaatacttgtttctccacacttttcccaagcttgacaatgattaacaaaatgaaaatcaagcctaagccatttcatgtaaatcacagctcagtgtaaagcaaatatcgtcacgatggcctcggtgtgtgggggagttgggtggggcgcaatgcactcttcgaagtgttttgggcaaggaaacaagttaaaaaaagtataagatatcttcaaatcaattttactagcaaAATTCCACGTGTTCGTCATGATTAAggtttacttttatttgcataactatttcaaagatCTACgccatttttcactaacttttcaaaagtcagtggtgctcactcaagcggaaatatttttcgacagttacatcatcatttacttaaatggatctgtaccaattttaaaatgtggaaaaatcttcaggattttacaaatatataattttacaggattttttctaagtgtaaacttttttttgatacgcactgtatatataaatcTCTGATGATTTGTCATTCAATGCTCTGCAACCAATTAAAACCGAATGTTTGTTAAAGTAAATGATAAACATCATGAAGTGCTTTCCAAATATCTTGTTGTTACGGTTGGTAACAACCGTACGTGTGAACCGTTGGAAGCGATTTACACGTTTCATTCCATTTATTATTTCTAAAACCAGATTGAAATTCCTGTGATTATTatttgagcaaaaaaaaagataccctCTTATACTCTAATTGTAAGaatgttattttcattcaaCATGTTTCATcatgctcgcatatgacgtcacaaataaacaattttgaagaaaatcatAGTTCTCCCTATTCTTTGATGGGGTTTCTTCAAACCTCCactaatatttttctctttttatcgtCGGGGTTATCTTATTAATTAAACCCATTATTGTGTAAATGAGTGATACCTTTATTTATTATTGCgctttgttttgttattttactCGTAGTAGATAGtctcattcatgtcattttcttcGGTTTCCACCGGGCAGGGTACACACTCACACTTTCACCCTCCCTCACACACTATAAACATGCACACTGTGCGCATCTAACACATGCACCAGTAAACACTCCctctcacacacaaacacatttCCCTCCTTCTCTGTCACCATCTCTATTGCTGTCTATTTACCTCTGtctgtttgccccccccccccttcatcctGATGTCACGATTGACAAACTAAAATAATTGTACAAACAGTAAAAGTTGGCAAGAATAATTGtcattttattcatgaattttgCTGATCGATATTGTGGACATAGCAATGTAATATTTCACGGCCATTCTATATACATAGCATAGTCCATATTTCTGTGAGTGGcaagacaaacaaaaaacaattccTAAGAATGGTGTCCTTCTCTACGAAGAAGACTGGTTGATGATCTGAAGACAGGTCAAAAGCAATTCGTTGTCAGGGCAGGAGATTAGTAGTCAATTCAAGGTTGGTCATGTCTGATGTTTCATGTGGATTGTTTAGATGCCAGCACCATCTCCAGCGCCTGTTTCAATGAAATGGTTTCATGTACATTAACATTGCGTCAAAAATGTTTTGACCCAAATTCTCCAAGACTAAACCCTTTTGAATCTCCTTAGAAACAGACTGAAACAATAAtaccctgaaaaaaaatccacgatAGATAAATGCACGGAGGTTCGTGTGCTCTAATTGCTCTGGAAGTACCCATCTACCAGATGTTATAGAATTAcggatattttgtttttactcgGCAATTTCGAAAGGAATAATTGGCACGTACTGGTTTTGGATTCTGTATGTCGTCACGACTGGAATCTATGATTTATGTCCTTCTTTTACTTGATGATACATATCTGTATTAGTTTTCATATTCTTTCTTTTAGATATTTGCTTCAAGGACAGACTATTCAGCAGGAATTTTCAGAATTGTATTAAAATAGTGAAAACATTGAAAGATGTCTTCGACAGAATTTAGAACAGAAATTATAAATTGATTAATTCAATTAATGCCAATATAATCTCACCGTTGCAGAAGACAACATTCTTAGTCTTCCTAGAGCAGTAACACTGTTGGCCGAATGCCATGCAAcctgcagggggggggggggtacaaagACAGAAGTAGAGAGATAGAAAGCACGATCAATTTcgattatatcataattataccCTATCCAATGATTTGGCAATATATTGAATAGAGACCAATACATTTACTCCAGTATTTCAAACAAAAGTTGACTGGCAGTCAAATTTGCATTCAGTGGGTTGGTTGCTTGTGATTTATTTTAGATAAAATTTTTTTGGTCAGTTTCACAAAATCGAACGCAAAGCTCAAGCtaacttttttaaatttaaagacCCTACAGACCTGAAAAAGGACTCGTTAAGGACTGCTTGTAGTGACTCATGAAGATGATATcccaccaaataaataatgtgagaacgaagcgcgagctgaaaattttcaatatccagAGATAATAAGCAATCTTTTTAAACCATGATCAGGAAGGTTATCGAACTAAACAAAATTTTCAATCACCAtcacatttttgtaattatgaaacaTGCAGTATGTGTATCTCgctaaaataaataatgaaagctcaAATCACAAGAAGAATAATATGTGTACATTGACTTGAACAATGAACTTTAATCCCCATGTTATCCTATTAATTATATAATTTATCCATCCCAATGAACAACCActgcgagggcgaagcgcgagcaaaattttgaattttataacGTGACTAGACAGAATTGTGCTAAcagagacattttttcaaaatttgatgagTGAGAATGATGTTTCGAAGCACTTTACAGCTTGAGCATGTTTGTTGAGTAAGATGCTTATGACAGCATTAACTATACATTTTTCccgttttcaatttttttttttgggggggggggtgggggtgggggtggggtaaCGATCCTGACGGGGGACAAATGTTACAACAACGTTTCACATCACAAGATATCCTTTGGATTGTTGTGTATTTCAACGTACTTAACCAAATTATGCCCTTAAAATGTAATTATTTaagtttaaattcaatttgtttatactttaattgaaaaataatacacTCGGTTTCTTTATTTCGTCTCACATAGGGTTTTGATACAACATCCTCAGTTTTATCTCTATTTCCctcaatcacaattttttttttcttttctggaAGATGTCTTATTACTTACTCTTGTACTTCTTCAGATTCCTTCCCCTCTTCTCAGCCATGAAGTAGTCCTCCAGGGTGTTCTCATACTCCTCCATCTCGTCAGCGAGGGTAGCCACGATGAGGATAGCGGCGAGAACAAAGAATAGAGCCTTGGCCATTTTGATGTCGGTCTTTATTGCTGAGAGAAGAGGAAAAGCAAAACAATACGATTCACTCTAACGCACAATGCAGAGtcattatttcttcctttttagaTTTTGGTAACTGCTTTTTAAACTTGAAAAAGACTGTGGGTTAAACCGGTTTGGTATCTAAATTCAACTTGATTGATTTCTCCCCTAAAATCCATTTTACCTAAAACCCAAAAGCCTTAAAACCGAATTAACGTTAAGCGTCTCTACCCTCGTTCAGATGTAGGGCTGTTTTGGTCGGAGTAAGGTCGGAGGGAGGGTCGGAGGAAGCACATGTCGGAGGTAAGGTCGGAGTAGTGCCCGTCTGGACAGACTTACTGTGACCTTCTGCCGATCAACTCGTTCAGACCTGGGTTCCTAGTCGAAGTAATCTTGCCACGACCTCGCACGAGCCatagcgagggggggggggggtggtagggAGGATGGGGGTCAATAGTAACTTCCAGAAGTGGTTTCAGGCTCTCACCGTATTGGTATCCCGTTTTCCCCAATTCGCCCTCTGTTTCTTTCCGTCAACAattttcttctccattcttATTAGTATTACACAACCGAACTTTCTATAGACTTCGAACTGCACTGCACACAAGTACTACGCAAAATGCCAACATGTCAATTTGACCCCATGCGCGAGGTCGTAAGGTCATACTCCGAGTTTTGTCCGCAAGGGCAATTTACTCCGACCATGCCGACTGGCTCGTCGTGGTAGTACGTGACATACTCCTGGAAAGAACCAGGAGTATCTTCGTAGTAGGAAGGTCCAAGTAACTCTGTTCACACTGGTACTACTCCAACCTTTTCTCCATCTGGGCTTCCTCCGACCATTCTTCCGGCGTTACGGACCAAAACAGCCTACCCTTGGTCGTGTTAAGATAAATATCATTGGAATTTTGATCCgtctataatatatttttactccAATTAGGAACCCACGTCTGAACGAGGCTACAGATTCATCCCCATTCACAATTCTCGTAGATAAAATAATCAGTGACTCGATTGTCAAATTCATAACTGATTTTTGAAACAAGTTTCATGCTTAGTTTAGGATGCTTCTTTAGAAGAACGAAGGCTTCACACAAATTTCACTTGTTAAAAGGATGAAATTGACTCAATATATAAGTGAAAGTCACTCctaattcagttgactatattcaCTCCCTCCGAGGCGGGGATCATTCATTCTTTTAAGAGtacatgaaaaataagaaattcagTGGTCTGTGGAGTTTtggcgcagtcacattttcTCTTCGGTTGTCGAACGACGAGTCGAAAACGGCGGTTTTAACATTGTTCGTACCAgctataggtggtttgaatgaaaatgaataggaCTGctgtttcgactcgccgtaggggaaatgtgacagTGCCATTATAGAAACACATTCCAAGAGCTTCGAATACTGTATACTCACCAGGAGAGGCGATGTGGATGGATCAGATGTTTCTGGGATGATGTCTATATCACTGCAGACTTTCATCTATTTATACAGATTTGAGGACGAAAGACTATTGCCCCAAAGTGTTGATGCGTGATAAAAGCTGGTTATTTAGGTTAAGAACTTCAGGATTTAGTTAAAGGTGTTCATAAATTATGCATTAAAACAATGCATGCAAAAGACTGAAAGGGCTGTGACCCCATAAACTGTTCAAGCGTGGGGCCTatagatttttgaaaaaaagttaataaTGCCATCGTGTTTAAACCTCTCGTGCTGTGTGAAGACCTGTCAGTTTTGACGGCGAAGACGCCAAAGATATCATAGAATAACCATACAGCAGATGCAAAGGAAATAACAGGGCGGAACTAATTTAAATACATAGGTCGGGTAAACATGGTAAGTTTGTGTGACCAGTTTGCTAGCCCTGCTGACACTCAAGTATATCGCCATACACACCCAGGACCGAAAAGAAACAAGCATCAGAAGCGTAACCTTTGCTGGATCGGATGCAATACTTTTCGAaagaaagccccccccccaaaaaaaaaaaaaggtataggAATCGTTAATACCATATTCAGACGTATCTAC contains:
- the LOC129271613 gene encoding uncharacterized protein LOC129271613; this translates as MAKALFFVLACALIVAALADYEMNDDTLEFFETEKRGMGRNLKKYKYCQQYNMDCWCNRRNDKVVFCNGAGDGNGI